In Harpia harpyja isolate bHarHar1 chromosome Z, bHarHar1 primary haplotype, whole genome shotgun sequence, a single window of DNA contains:
- the CZH9orf40 gene encoding uncharacterized protein C9orf40 homolog — MAKRRAEPLVCHVPVKRLLREPPPPPRAFAPERRPRGEATGAGPAAPKRKLEEAEAPPGKRPGLRGSSSRGEQGDAGGRRRRRRGGPAAPQDERTAEGRAGGRGKERAAAAEQEEEFCQYNSFLYWRAPLPAIDLSDIQNLDGGTPPEAKTPSRTDAMETEMET, encoded by the exons atggCCAAGCGGCGCGCGGAGCCGTTAGTGTGTCACGTGCCCGTTAAACGGCTCttgcgggagccgccgccgccgccccgcgcttTCGCGCCCGAGCGGCGCCCCCGGGGCGAAGCGAcgggcgccggccccgccgccccgaaACGGAagctggaggaggcagaggcGCCGCCGGGCAAGCGGCCCGGGCTGCGGGGGAGCAGCTCCCGCGGGGAGCAGGGGGACGcggggggcaggcggcggcggcggcgcggcgggcccgCGGCGCCCCAGGACGAGCGAACGGCGGAGGGACGCGCCGGCGGCCGGGGCAAAGAgcgggccgccgccgctgag CAAGAAGAAGAATTCTGTCAGTATAACTCATTCCTGTATTGGAGAGCACCACTGCCTGCTATTGATTTGTCTGATATTCAGAACCTAGATGGAGGGACTCCACCAGAAGCTAAAACTCCTTCAAGGACTGATGCTATGGAGACTGAAATGGAGACCTGA